The proteins below are encoded in one region of Equus przewalskii isolate Varuska chromosome 1, EquPr2, whole genome shotgun sequence:
- the IDH3A gene encoding isocitrate dehydrogenase [NAD] subunit alpha, mitochondrial isoform X4, with translation MAGPAWMSKVSRLLGAFHNQKQVTRGFAGGVQTVTLIPGDGIGPEISAAVMKIFDAAKAPIQWEERNVTAIQGPGGKWMIPPEAKESMDKNKMGLKGPLKTPIAAGHPSMNLLLRKTFDLYANVRPCVSIEGYKTPYTDVNIVTIRENTEGEYSGIEHVIVDGVVQSIKLITEEASKRIAEFAFEYARNNHRSNVTAVHKANIMRMSDGLFLQKCREVAENCKDIKFNEMYLDTVCLNMVQDPSQFDVLVMPNLYGDILSDLCAGLIGGLGVTPSGNIGANGVAIFESVHGTAPDIAGKDMANPTALLLSAVMMLRHMGLFDHAARIEAACFATIKDGKSLTKDLGGNAKCSDFTEEICRRVKDLD, from the exons GTCTCTCGGCTGCTGGGGGCATTCCACAACCAAAAACAGGTGACCAGAGGTTTTGCTGGTGGT GTTCAGACAGTAACTTTAATTCCAGGAGATGGTATTGGCCCAGAAATTTCAGCTGCAGTTATGAAGATATTTGATGCTGCCAAA GCGCCTATTCAGTGGGAGGAGCGGAATGTCACTGCCATTCAAGGACCGGGAGGAAAGTGGATGATCCCTCCAGAAGCCAAAGAGTCCATGGATAAGAACAAGATGGGCTTGAAAG GCCCATTAAAGACCCCAATAGCTGCTGGTCACCCATCTATGAATTTATTGCTGCGTAAAACATTTGACCTTTATGCAAATGTGCGGCCATGTGTCTCAATCGAAGGCTATAAAACCCCTTATACTGACGTAAATATTGTCACCATTCGAGAGAACACAGAAGGAGAATACAGTGGGATTGAGCATGTG ATCGTGGATGGAGTTGTGCAGAGCATCAAGCTTATCACTGAGGAGGCGAGCAAGCGCATTGCTGAGTTTGCATTTGAGTACGCCCGGAACAATCACCGGAGCAATGTCACAGCCGTGCACAAAGCCAACATCAT GCGAATGTCAGATGGACTTTTTCTGCAAAAATGCAGGGAAGTTGCAGAAAACTGTAAAGATATTAAATTTAATGAGATGTACCTGGATACAGTATGTTTGAAT ATGGTCCAAGATCCGTCCCAGTTTGATGTTCTTGTTATGCCAAATTTGTACGGAGACATCCTAAG TGACCTGTGTGCGGGATTGATTGGAGGTCTTGGTGTGACACCAAGTGGCAATATTGGAGCCAACGGGGTTGCCATCTTTGAGTCG GTTCATGGGACCGCCCCGGACATTGCAGGCAAGGACATGGCCAATCCCACCGCCCTCCTGCTCAGTGCTGTGATGATGCTGCGCCACATGGGACTTTTTGACCACGCAGCAAGAATTGAGGCTGCATGTTTTGCTACAATTAAGGACGGAAAG agcTTAACAAAAGATTTGGGAGGCAATGCAAAATGCTCAGACTTCACCGAAGAAATCTGTCGCAGAGTAAAAGATTTAGATTAA
- the IDH3A gene encoding isocitrate dehydrogenase [NAD] subunit alpha, mitochondrial isoform X2, with product MLPQHGLMSGAMSTPRIRTSDPLGYRSRVSRLLGAFHNQKQVTRGFAGGVQTVTLIPGDGIGPEISAAVMKIFDAAKAPIQWEERNVTAIQGPGGKWMIPPEAKESMDKNKMGLKGPLKTPIAAGHPSMNLLLRKTFDLYANVRPCVSIEGYKTPYTDVNIVTIRENTEGEYSGIEHVIVDGVVQSIKLITEEASKRIAEFAFEYARNNHRSNVTAVHKANIMRMSDGLFLQKCREVAENCKDIKFNEMYLDTVCLNMVQDPSQFDVLVMPNLYGDILSDLCAGLIGGLGVTPSGNIGANGVAIFESVHGTAPDIAGKDMANPTALLLSAVMMLRHMGLFDHAARIEAACFATIKDGKSLTKDLGGNAKCSDFTEEICRRVKDLD from the exons GTCTCTCGGCTGCTGGGGGCATTCCACAACCAAAAACAGGTGACCAGAGGTTTTGCTGGTGGT GTTCAGACAGTAACTTTAATTCCAGGAGATGGTATTGGCCCAGAAATTTCAGCTGCAGTTATGAAGATATTTGATGCTGCCAAA GCGCCTATTCAGTGGGAGGAGCGGAATGTCACTGCCATTCAAGGACCGGGAGGAAAGTGGATGATCCCTCCAGAAGCCAAAGAGTCCATGGATAAGAACAAGATGGGCTTGAAAG GCCCATTAAAGACCCCAATAGCTGCTGGTCACCCATCTATGAATTTATTGCTGCGTAAAACATTTGACCTTTATGCAAATGTGCGGCCATGTGTCTCAATCGAAGGCTATAAAACCCCTTATACTGACGTAAATATTGTCACCATTCGAGAGAACACAGAAGGAGAATACAGTGGGATTGAGCATGTG ATCGTGGATGGAGTTGTGCAGAGCATCAAGCTTATCACTGAGGAGGCGAGCAAGCGCATTGCTGAGTTTGCATTTGAGTACGCCCGGAACAATCACCGGAGCAATGTCACAGCCGTGCACAAAGCCAACATCAT GCGAATGTCAGATGGACTTTTTCTGCAAAAATGCAGGGAAGTTGCAGAAAACTGTAAAGATATTAAATTTAATGAGATGTACCTGGATACAGTATGTTTGAAT ATGGTCCAAGATCCGTCCCAGTTTGATGTTCTTGTTATGCCAAATTTGTACGGAGACATCCTAAG TGACCTGTGTGCGGGATTGATTGGAGGTCTTGGTGTGACACCAAGTGGCAATATTGGAGCCAACGGGGTTGCCATCTTTGAGTCG GTTCATGGGACCGCCCCGGACATTGCAGGCAAGGACATGGCCAATCCCACCGCCCTCCTGCTCAGTGCTGTGATGATGCTGCGCCACATGGGACTTTTTGACCACGCAGCAAGAATTGAGGCTGCATGTTTTGCTACAATTAAGGACGGAAAG agcTTAACAAAAGATTTGGGAGGCAATGCAAAATGCTCAGACTTCACCGAAGAAATCTGTCGCAGAGTAAAAGATTTAGATTAA
- the IDH3A gene encoding isocitrate dehydrogenase [NAD] subunit alpha, mitochondrial isoform X6 has product MKIFDAAKAPIQWEERNVTAIQGPGGKWMIPPEAKESMDKNKMGLKGPLKTPIAAGHPSMNLLLRKTFDLYANVRPCVSIEGYKTPYTDVNIVTIRENTEGEYSGIEHVIVDGVVQSIKLITEEASKRIAEFAFEYARNNHRSNVTAVHKANIMRMSDGLFLQKCREVAENCKDIKFNEMYLDTVCLNMVQDPSQFDVLVMPNLYGDILSDLCAGLIGGLGVTPSGNIGANGVAIFESVHGTAPDIAGKDMANPTALLLSAVMMLRHMGLFDHAARIEAACFATIKDGKSLTKDLGGNAKCSDFTEEICRRVKDLD; this is encoded by the exons ATGAAGATATTTGATGCTGCCAAA GCGCCTATTCAGTGGGAGGAGCGGAATGTCACTGCCATTCAAGGACCGGGAGGAAAGTGGATGATCCCTCCAGAAGCCAAAGAGTCCATGGATAAGAACAAGATGGGCTTGAAAG GCCCATTAAAGACCCCAATAGCTGCTGGTCACCCATCTATGAATTTATTGCTGCGTAAAACATTTGACCTTTATGCAAATGTGCGGCCATGTGTCTCAATCGAAGGCTATAAAACCCCTTATACTGACGTAAATATTGTCACCATTCGAGAGAACACAGAAGGAGAATACAGTGGGATTGAGCATGTG ATCGTGGATGGAGTTGTGCAGAGCATCAAGCTTATCACTGAGGAGGCGAGCAAGCGCATTGCTGAGTTTGCATTTGAGTACGCCCGGAACAATCACCGGAGCAATGTCACAGCCGTGCACAAAGCCAACATCAT GCGAATGTCAGATGGACTTTTTCTGCAAAAATGCAGGGAAGTTGCAGAAAACTGTAAAGATATTAAATTTAATGAGATGTACCTGGATACAGTATGTTTGAAT ATGGTCCAAGATCCGTCCCAGTTTGATGTTCTTGTTATGCCAAATTTGTACGGAGACATCCTAAG TGACCTGTGTGCGGGATTGATTGGAGGTCTTGGTGTGACACCAAGTGGCAATATTGGAGCCAACGGGGTTGCCATCTTTGAGTCG GTTCATGGGACCGCCCCGGACATTGCAGGCAAGGACATGGCCAATCCCACCGCCCTCCTGCTCAGTGCTGTGATGATGCTGCGCCACATGGGACTTTTTGACCACGCAGCAAGAATTGAGGCTGCATGTTTTGCTACAATTAAGGACGGAAAG agcTTAACAAAAGATTTGGGAGGCAATGCAAAATGCTCAGACTTCACCGAAGAAATCTGTCGCAGAGTAAAAGATTTAGATTAA
- the IDH3A gene encoding isocitrate dehydrogenase [NAD] subunit alpha, mitochondrial isoform X5 translates to MAGPAWMSKVSRLLGAFHNQKQVTRGFAGGVQTVTLIPGDGIGPEISAAVMKIFDAAKAPIQWEERNVTAIQGPGGKWMIPPEAKESMDKNKMGLKGPLKTPIAAGHPSMNLLLRKTFDLYANVRPCVSIEGYKTPYTDVNIVTIRENTEGEYSGIEHVIVDGVVQSIKLITEEASKRIAEFAFEYARNNHRSNVTAVHKANIMRMSDGLFLQKCREVAENCKDIKFNEMYLDTVCLNMVQDPSQFDVLVMPNLYGDILSDLCAGLIGGLGVTPSGNIGANGVAIFESVHGTAPDIAGKDMANPTALLLSAVMMLRHMGLFDHAARIEAACFATIKDGKA, encoded by the exons GTCTCTCGGCTGCTGGGGGCATTCCACAACCAAAAACAGGTGACCAGAGGTTTTGCTGGTGGT GTTCAGACAGTAACTTTAATTCCAGGAGATGGTATTGGCCCAGAAATTTCAGCTGCAGTTATGAAGATATTTGATGCTGCCAAA GCGCCTATTCAGTGGGAGGAGCGGAATGTCACTGCCATTCAAGGACCGGGAGGAAAGTGGATGATCCCTCCAGAAGCCAAAGAGTCCATGGATAAGAACAAGATGGGCTTGAAAG GCCCATTAAAGACCCCAATAGCTGCTGGTCACCCATCTATGAATTTATTGCTGCGTAAAACATTTGACCTTTATGCAAATGTGCGGCCATGTGTCTCAATCGAAGGCTATAAAACCCCTTATACTGACGTAAATATTGTCACCATTCGAGAGAACACAGAAGGAGAATACAGTGGGATTGAGCATGTG ATCGTGGATGGAGTTGTGCAGAGCATCAAGCTTATCACTGAGGAGGCGAGCAAGCGCATTGCTGAGTTTGCATTTGAGTACGCCCGGAACAATCACCGGAGCAATGTCACAGCCGTGCACAAAGCCAACATCAT GCGAATGTCAGATGGACTTTTTCTGCAAAAATGCAGGGAAGTTGCAGAAAACTGTAAAGATATTAAATTTAATGAGATGTACCTGGATACAGTATGTTTGAAT ATGGTCCAAGATCCGTCCCAGTTTGATGTTCTTGTTATGCCAAATTTGTACGGAGACATCCTAAG TGACCTGTGTGCGGGATTGATTGGAGGTCTTGGTGTGACACCAAGTGGCAATATTGGAGCCAACGGGGTTGCCATCTTTGAGTCG GTTCATGGGACCGCCCCGGACATTGCAGGCAAGGACATGGCCAATCCCACCGCCCTCCTGCTCAGTGCTGTGATGATGCTGCGCCACATGGGACTTTTTGACCACGCAGCAAGAATTGAGGCTGCATGTTTTGCTACAATTAAGGACGGAAAG